The Nitrospira sp. KM1 genome includes a window with the following:
- a CDS encoding right-handed parallel beta-helix repeat-containing protein, with the protein MNGNDSYAIAFINRSYVIFDNVEVRSNTQHGIYFANTASSSNLVIQNCHFTDIVGNAIQFGESGRNTDFDNVTIVNNKFDSIGGGGIVNAPIDVGSAQNWNNLTIANNTFTNMGTSSANSAIDFLMSAGTSATMTNLTITGNVISQTNVGETTTAVPSIRLVRSPMGSAAENRFSNVDISDNTITTTDMGMIFLAHAMSPARIANNAIYNLASNAAVAVFYSDGVEVSGNTIRNIAPLAVSKYIDGAGLDLEVNSNLSVHGNTITGNLGHASQVNSGQGIYIYNDKGSLVFSNLLVGNKLGIMSDAGVSMTTFANNTIVNSSKYGIWASPFANYGHWFVNNIITGSGEYGILTAGVTDQKLTTNLFFGNRSGNYGKQIGGVSDLTVDPLYIGPGNFELQAASPAIRAGTWWGPPCVDLRGRSCFQGRMALGVYQPSQYLTNPSGLTVR; encoded by the coding sequence TTGAATGGAAATGATTCTTATGCCATCGCGTTCATCAACCGGTCATATGTCATCTTTGATAATGTTGAAGTTCGGAGCAACACTCAGCACGGTATCTATTTTGCGAATACTGCCTCATCCAGCAACCTCGTCATTCAAAATTGTCACTTCACTGACATTGTAGGTAACGCCATCCAATTCGGGGAAAGTGGCCGCAACACAGATTTCGATAACGTCACGATCGTCAACAACAAGTTCGACAGTATCGGCGGGGGAGGAATTGTCAACGCTCCGATTGATGTCGGCTCAGCGCAAAACTGGAACAACCTCACCATCGCCAACAACACCTTCACCAACATGGGAACATCATCGGCCAACAGCGCCATTGATTTTTTGATGTCCGCAGGAACGTCCGCCACAATGACGAATCTGACCATTACCGGAAATGTCATCAGCCAAACGAATGTAGGGGAAACTACAACCGCAGTTCCATCCATCCGTCTGGTGAGAAGCCCCATGGGATCAGCAGCCGAAAATCGATTTTCCAATGTCGATATCAGCGACAACACGATTACGACGACCGATATGGGAATGATTTTCCTTGCCCATGCAATGTCGCCCGCCCGCATTGCGAATAACGCGATTTATAACCTCGCCTCGAATGCGGCGGTTGCGGTGTTTTACAGCGATGGTGTTGAGGTGTCAGGAAATACAATTCGCAACATCGCGCCTCTCGCCGTGTCGAAGTACATCGACGGCGCGGGACTGGATTTGGAAGTGAACAGCAATTTATCGGTGCATGGCAATACGATCACGGGGAATCTCGGTCATGCCAGTCAGGTCAATTCAGGGCAAGGCATCTATATCTATAATGACAAAGGCTCGCTGGTGTTCAGCAACCTTCTGGTGGGGAACAAGCTCGGCATCATGTCGGATGCAGGCGTCAGTATGACGACGTTCGCCAACAACACCATCGTCAATTCCAGTAAATACGGAATCTGGGCGTCGCCCTTTGCAAACTATGGGCATTGGTTCGTCAATAACATCATCACGGGTTCAGGCGAGTATGGCATCCTCACCGCGGGTGTGACAGACCAGAAGTTGACCACCAATCTGTTTTTTGGGAATAGGTCCGGGAACTATGGAAAGCAGATCGGCGGCGTGTCCGATTTGACAGTTGACCCGCTTTACATAGGCCCTGGAAACTTTGAACTCCAGGCAGCTTCTCCTGCCATTCGTGCTGGAACGTGGTGGGGACCTCCCTGTGTTGACCTACGGGGACGCTCATGTTTCCAGGGACGAATGGCTCTCGGCGTCTACCAACCGTCTCAGTACCTGACTAACCCAAGTGGTCTGACAGTTCGTTAA
- a CDS encoding FkbM family methyltransferase → MRSLLARTYALRLRASLLRCHKNKPTVIHSRINGHALLVLANEDVGRAIHFGGSYETNETEYLRKMIRSDAVCVDVGANVGYYTMLMAQTASGGSVHAFEPIALNAALLRATIELNGMSNVRINQCALGNSIGVVSFSQSSDSAYSSIHDTQRKPLERTLTVPVTTLDSYLEREGVKRVDILKADVEGAEGLVVAGASRLLSDETRRPHIVLLELFDQNLQAFGSSVKTVIEDMQRFAYRPFVITDKARLVQYSDESKAHYYNVLFLPTTMKTLTN, encoded by the coding sequence GTGCGAAGTCTTTTAGCGAGAACCTATGCACTCCGTTTGAGAGCATCTCTTCTCCGTTGCCATAAAAACAAACCTACGGTCATTCATTCAAGAATTAACGGACATGCTCTGTTGGTGCTCGCAAACGAAGATGTCGGTCGCGCAATACATTTTGGCGGTTCTTACGAGACGAATGAAACTGAATATCTTCGCAAGATGATACGTTCTGATGCCGTATGCGTTGACGTTGGAGCCAACGTTGGATACTACACCATGCTCATGGCACAGACAGCTAGTGGGGGGAGTGTTCATGCCTTTGAACCTATCGCCCTTAATGCTGCGTTATTGCGCGCCACTATTGAACTAAATGGCATGAGCAATGTTCGTATTAACCAATGTGCCTTGGGAAATTCTATCGGGGTTGTCTCATTCTCACAATCTTCCGATAGTGCATACTCGTCAATTCATGATACTCAACGTAAGCCGCTCGAGCGTACTCTGACGGTTCCAGTCACGACATTAGACAGTTATCTTGAACGTGAAGGCGTAAAGCGAGTGGATATTTTAAAAGCTGACGTTGAGGGTGCAGAAGGTTTAGTCGTGGCAGGAGCGTCCAGGTTGCTGAGTGATGAAACAAGAAGGCCGCACATAGTTTTACTGGAGTTGTTTGATCAGAATCTCCAAGCGTTTGGCAGTTCTGTCAAGACGGTTATAGAGGACATGCAGCGCTTCGCGTATCGACCGTTTGTCATAACCGACAAAGCAAGATTGGTTCAGTACAGTGATGAGTCGAAGGCACATTATTACAATGTCTTGTTTCTTCCAACCACGATGAAGACGCTCACTAATTAA